The following nucleotide sequence is from Drosophila simulans strain w501 chromosome 3L, Prin_Dsim_3.1, whole genome shotgun sequence.
ccACTATTCGAATCAGCATTCCCATCAGCCAACCGCAAGCAGTGGCCCATCGACAGGTGTAACCTCATCCGCCTCCACATGCCATGCCGCATCCATTGCTTCTGCGTCCAATGCCGCCATGCCAGCAACTAAAACGCAAACGCACCAGGGCAATCGCTACTATCTGCAGCTCCAGCCCACCGCCAGTTCATCTGCTTCGGGTTCGGCGGCCACAAGCGGTGGTCATCACTATGGCCACCTGGTGGTGGGCAAGCATATAAGCCAGAGCCATACTTACGGCCAATCTAAAGCCTCTGCTCTCTCCTCCTCTCTGTCCACCGtttcgtcgtcgtcctcctcctcggcctCGAATGGTACAGGCAGCGGTGGCTACGACAGTTCCAGGTACAATCCCAGCTCCTATTCCTCGGCGGGATCTTCGTACTCCACAAGCGATCGATATGTCAGTCCCTATTCGAGTAGTTATGATAAGGGTGTGACCACCGCCTCGCTGACCTTCAAGTCGCCCGGTTTGAGTTCGTCCAATTCGTTCAAGAGTTCTCGTTTACTGAAGACCAAATCGCTGTCGGCATCGAATAGCAGCCTGAATGGAGCCTATGGTGGTCCATCCTCGAATGGGGTAACCAGTGCCGGAGCCACTGTGGCCGCCATCGCAGCCACGAGGAGCAACTCTCTGCGGGAACAGGAGCGCAAGTCTCGCAATCGCACGCGGTCGAAGAGTGCGGCACAGAGATCCATTAGTGCTTCCTCGGAGAAGAGTGAGGGATATGAAGTAAGCAGGTGTACTGGTTAAGTCGGTTTCTATTGAATTACttatgctgttgttgttgtttttattggtataaaaataagttcttacatatctaaattattattttgaaatttttttagATTAGGAaagatatttgaaaattataaaatacttaaatattatttgcaattCAAAATCGTGAGGATCTTAAGagcaaactttaaaattaaaaaaaaaaaaagaagtagtGGAATAGTAATTGAAATTGTCTAAAAGTTGATTTTCCAAACTTTACTTTTTCCAGTTGctaaaattagttaaattttctttttctccttTACAGAGTGGCAGTGAGCGGACATCCCGTTCCCGGCTGGGCAGCACCGCGAGTACGGCCACCACCAGCGAGTCAAAGAGCTCCAGCAGCAATGACAAGACGGAGAATGGCGATGGCATTGACTACAAGGCGCTCTGGGAAGCGGAAAAG
It contains:
- the LOC6738237 gene encoding protein phosphatase 1 regulatory subunit 12A isoform X22, with the translated sequence MSFRSRSRTQAPLSSRRRSLSSSSRMAPTSGGSGAYNYNGSSYSSSGSTGRPLSTGYFPSSSASSSYQSPYASVYSSRESLYGGGGAGRSSYGNAGSRYDYGASKYQLHQQQHHHHHLHQHQQFTSTSNHYSNQHSHQPTASSGPSTGVTSSASTCHAASIASASNAAMPATKTQTHQGNRYYLQLQPTASSSASGSAATSGGHHYGHLVVGKHISQSHTYGQSKASALSSSLSTVSSSSSSSASNGTGSGGYDSSRYNPSSYSSAGSSYSTSDRYVSPYSSSYDKGVTTASLTFKSPGLSSSNSFKSSRLLKTKSLSASNSSLNGAYGGPSSNGVTSAGATVAAIAATRSNSLREQERKSRNRTRSKSAAQRSISASSEKSEGYESGSERTSRSRLGSTASTATTSESKSSSSNDKTENGDGIDYKALWEAEKLENDKLRQMLKQKDDEAVQTRATLERFANATTKNSLSELEKRERRAMERKLSELEEELKLLQKLKTENDRLRAENRALTRVVSKLTTSAQSQLAKTK
- the LOC6738237 gene encoding protein phosphatase 1 regulatory subunit 12A isoform X23, with the protein product MSFRSRSRTQAPLSSRRRSLSSSSRMAPTSGGSGAYNYNGSSYSSSGSTGRPLSTGYFPSSSASSSYQSPYASVYSSRESLYGGGGAGRSSYGNAGSRYDYGASKYQLHQQQHHHHHLHQHQQFTSTSNHYSNQHSHQPTASSGPSTGVTSSASTCHAASIASASNAAMPATKTQTHQGNRYYLQLQPTASSSASGSAATSGGHHYGHLVVGKHISQSHTYGQSKASALSSSLSTVSSSSSSSASNGTGSGGYDSSRYNPSSYSSAGSSYSTSDRYVSPYSSSYDKGVTTASLTFKSPGLSSSNSFKSSRLLKTKSLSASNSSLNGAYGGPSSNGVTSAGATVAAIAATRSNSLREQERKSRNRTRSKSAAQRSISASSEKSEGYESGSERTSRSRLGSTASTATTSESKSSSSNDKTENGDGIDYKALWEAEKLENDKLRQMLKQKDDEAVQTRATLERFANATTKNSLSELEKRERRAMERKLSELEEELKQLDAYKSDNHRLKEENAALIRVISKLSK
- the LOC6738237 gene encoding pneumococcal serine-rich repeat protein isoform X24, whose product is MSFRSRSRTQAPLSSRRRSLSSSSRMAPTSGGSGAYNYNGSSYSSSGSTGRPLSTGYFPSSSASSSYQSPYASVYSSRESLYGGGGAGRSSYGNAGSRYDYGASKYQLHQQQHHHHHLHQHQQFTSTSNHYSNQHSHQPTASSGPSTGVTSSASTCHAASIASASNAAMPATKTQTHQGNRYYLQLQPTASSSASGSAATSGGHHYGHLVVGKHISQSHTYGQSKASALSSSLSTVSSSSSSSASNGTGSGGYDSSRYNPSSYSSAGSSYSTSDRYVSPYSSSYDKGVTTASLTFKSPGLSSSNSFKSSRLLKTKSLSASNSSLNGAYGGPSSNGVTSAGATVAAIAATRSNSLREQERKSRNRTRSKSAAQRSISASSEKSEGYESGSERTSRSRLGSTASTATTSESKSSSSNDKTENGDGIDYKALWEAEKLENDKLRQMLKQKDDEAVQTRATLERFANAQLDAYKSDNHRLKEENAALIRVISKLSK